GCGTAACCAGGAGTATAACCCAATTGCCTGGAGAAACCTGATCCCCTCAAATAAACTGATCAACGAGTTTGAGAACACCGCAACAGGTGCGGCCAAATCCGATCCCCGTTTTCACTATACCTGTTATCAAAGCGGCGATACCTATAACAAAGGTGCGTCGATACTTACAGATGGTGATCAGAATGGTAACTCTTCTGTAATGAACGGCGTTACTAAAAAAATCAGCTTCCGTAAATCTATGATCATTTACAAGGAAGGTTTACCGGCGGCAGGTTTCCACCCGGGTGGCAACAACCAGCGCATCATTCGTTATGCCGAGGTTATACTGATGCTGGCCGAATGCGAAAACGAGCTGGGTAATACAGCAGCAGCAGTTAATTACCTTAATATGATCCGTGCCCGTGCAGATGTTGCTATGCCTGCTTATCCAACGGCGCAATTTCCGGTTGGTTCAAAAGCTGACGTAGTGAAAGCCATTATGCACGAAAAAATGGTAGAAATGGGTTGCGAGGAAGTGAGAAATATCGATATCCTTCGCTGGAGGAAAAAGCAATATTTCACTACCGATCCGTTCCCATATTTCAGAAAAGGCAGGGATGAACTGTTGCCAATTCCGCAATCTGAGCTGGATAATAACCCTAAAGTAAACGGGCATCAAAACCCTGGCTATTAATAGTTAAATTGCAGATACTATAACAGTTAAATAGTATTTATTTCAGTACTTGTTAAAAAAGATAGGCTGTGCATAGCAGCCTATCTTTTCCGTATAAACCAATTATAGATGAAGAAATTTTACCCTGCTTTACTACTGTTTGGCGTTGTTGTTTTTTCGTGTGCAAAGAAGAAGGCGACACTGTTTGAGTTAATACCCTCGTCGCACTCAGGTATCACCTTTAATAATTTAATTACCGAGAACGACTCTATCAACCCGATTGACAATGCTAATGTTTACAATGGCGGCGGCGTTGGTATAGGTGATTTTAATAATGACGGCTTGCCTGATATTTATTTTTCGGGCAATATGGTACCAAACAAGCTATACCTGAATCGCGGCGATTTTAAATTTGACGATATTACCGATAAAGCCGGTGTAAATGGCCTGGGCAAATGGGGCAGAGGGGTTGCTGTAATAGATATTAATAACGACGGTTTGCAGGATATTTATGTATGCAATTCGCTGTTGCAGGATAGCGTTAAACGGCAAAACCTGCTTTACATAAACCAGGGCACGGATAAAGAAGGAATTCCGCACTTTAAGGAAGAAGGAAAAGAATATGGCCTTGATATTCACGCGTATTCAACCATGGCCGCATTTTTTGATTATAATAACGATGGCCACCTGGATATGTACCTCACCGTTAACCGCCCCGGCGATGGTTACTACGCCAATCAGTTTCGCCCTATAATTTCGGATGGTACCGGTAAAAGTACAGGGAGGTTATACGAGAGCAGATGGGACTACAAACTGAAGCACCCGGTATTTGTAGATGTATCAAAAAAAGCAGGCATCTCGATTGAAGGTTACGGACACGCCGCAACAATTGTGGATATAAACAGGGACGGATGGAAGGATATTTATGTTACCAACGATTTTATCTCGCCCAACATCCTCTACATCAATAATGGTGATGGTACATTCACCAACAGATCGAAAGAATACTTTAAGCATACTTCAATGAACGCGATGGGCCAGGATATTGAAGATTTAAATAACGACGGCCTTGCCGATGTATTTGAGCTGGATATGTCGCCGCCTGATAATTACCGGAAAAAGATGATGTCGATGCCGGATGCCTACCAGTCGTACGAGCTGTTTAATCATTATGCCTATCAATATCAGTATGCCCGTAACACCTTGCAGATAAACCACGGGCCGGGCTTAGGACAAAATGATTCTATTAAGGCACCGGTATTCAGCGAAACCGGCTTTTTGAGCGGCATAACCGAGACCGATTGGAGCTGGACACCGCTGATAACCGATTTTAATAACGATGGCTATCGCGACATCATTGTAACCAACGGCTTTCCGAAGGATGTTACCGATCATGATTTTATCGTTTTCCGGAACAACCCTTATTCTACCGCTTCAAAAAAAACTATTTTAGACCAGATCCCCACCGTCAAAATCCATAATTATGCTTTTCAAAACAGTGGCGATCTGAATTTTGCCGACGTTTCAAGCCAATGGGGATTAGATGTACCGACATTTTCGAACGGGGCAGCTTACGCCGATCTGAACAATGACGGTGCCGTTGATATGGTGATCAATAACATTAATGATGAGGCGCTTATTTATAAAAACAACAGCCGTACCATCCATCCCCAAACCTCCAACAGCCTGAACATTAAATTTAAGGGTGATAAGTTTAACAGGGATGGTTTAGGCGCATGGGTAGATCTTTATTACGGAGGTGGGCAACACCAGGTATACGAAAATAATCCCTACCGCGGATACTTATCATCCATACAAAACATTGCACACTTTGGCCTTGGGAAATATAATGTTTTAGATTCGGTAGTGATCAGATGGCCAAATAACCGTAAACAGGTATTAAAAAATGTAAAGGCCAACCAAACGCTGAAAGTAGATATCAGTGATGCAAGGCTGCCTTATAACTGGATTACCCCTAAGAAAAACACAGGTGCCCTGTTCACCGAAATTACAGGCGCGGCCGGAATTAATTACCGGCACAAGGAAGATGACTTTGCCGATTTCACCATTCAAAAATTATTGCCTCACAAATTATCTGCTTACTCACCGGCACTTGCATCAGCCGATATTGATGGCAACGGCCTTGATGATATTGCAGTTGGAGGTAACAGTAAATTTCCGGCCCGGGCTTTCCTGCAGCAGGCAGATGGAAGGTTCATTCAGCGAAATTTAATAGATGCGAAACCGGATAGCGCAAAGTATAAAGATGAAAGTTTATTGTTTTTTGATGCCGATGGCGATGGAAAAACAGATTTATATATTGCCAGTGGAGGCTACGAAAGCGCCCCCGGCTCGAATAATTATGCCGACCGTATTTACCTGAACGATGGCCGCGGGCATTTCAGGGAACAAAAAGATGCTTTACCCGGCAATTTAACCAGTAAGTTGTGCATAAGGGCATTTGATTATAATAAAGACGGCAAACTGGATTTGCTGGTAACCGGCCGTGTTGATCCATGGCATTATCCTAACCCGGTATCATCCTTTATTTTACGTAACGACAGTAAGCCGGGGAAACTGCAGTTTACCGACGTAACATCATCCGTTGCCCCTTGTTTAAAAAAACTGGGATTAACCTGCGATGCGCTGGTTACAGATTATGATAATGATGGCTGGCCGGATCTGGTTATTGCCGGCGAGTGGATGCCCGTTACATTTATTAAAAACATCCACGGCAAATTCACCAATGCAACTGATGCTTCGGGTATTGCCGATAAAATTGGGTGGTGGAATTCTATCGCGGCAGGCGATTTCAGGCATTGCGGAAAGATCGACTATATTGTTGGCAATCTCGGAAAAAACAGTTTCTTCAAAGCGAGCGACAAAGAGCCTGTATATATTACTGCCGGCGATTTTGATAAGCGCAAAACAACCGATGCTTTCCCCTCGCTGTTTCTTCGGGATACCGATGGTGTGAAGCGCGAATTTCCATCCTTTGTTCGTGACGATGCTGTTAAGCAAATGATCAGTCTCCGGAAAAAATTTGTGAACTACCGCTCTTTCGGACATGCAACCTTGCAGGATCTGCTCTCGCCCGAACAATTGAAAAGCGCCCTTAGGTTAAAAGCCAACACGCTTACCTCTTGCTATCTCGAAAATTTGGGTAATGGCAAATTCAGGATGTATCCGCTGCCAAACTACGCCCAGGTATCTGCCATTAACGGTATGGTGGTTGATGATTTTGATGGCGACGGTAATTTAGATGTCGCTATTAATGGCAATGATTACGGCACCAACGTTTCGGTAGGCCGGTACGATGCTTTAAACGGGCTGCTGCTAAAAGGCGATGGCAAGGGCGGATTTAAATCACTCTCCATTTTACAAAGCGGAATCTGCATTCCCGGCGATGGCAAAGCCCTGGTGAAACTTCAGGGTAAGGATAACTGGTATTACCTGTCGGCCAGCCAGCGCAACGGCAATTTGAAACTGTTAAAGCTTAATAAACCGGCAAAAACGATAAGGGTTGAGCCGCAGGATGCGTATGCGGAAGTATACTCAAAAAATGGCTCTGTTACCAGGCAGGAGTTTTATTACGGTTCGTCTTTTTTATCGCAATCGGCAAGGTTTCTGAAAGTTGGCACTGATATGCAAAAGGTGAAGATTGTTTCTAATAATGGCGGCGCAAAGGAAATAAAACTTTAATAATACCGAAAAATGTTGATTAATATACTTTCATGGGTTACTGCACGCCCAATCTCAGGAAGCAGTCTGACACAAATACAAAAAAGGCTCCTATTCCTGATACCGGCCATAATATTGGTTTCATCCTGCTGTGAATCATCTGAACAAAAGATGATTGATATCATTTCAGATCTGAACAAAAAGGATTACAACAGCCGCAACCCGTTTTGTCCCGAAGCAAGAGTGGCGCAATGCGATAGTTTACTGAAAGTGCCGGGAAGAGAGAACGATTTTTATATTTTAAACA
The sequence above is a segment of the Mucilaginibacter celer genome. Coding sequences within it:
- a CDS encoding VCBS repeat-containing protein, translated to MKKFYPALLLFGVVVFSCAKKKATLFELIPSSHSGITFNNLITENDSINPIDNANVYNGGGVGIGDFNNDGLPDIYFSGNMVPNKLYLNRGDFKFDDITDKAGVNGLGKWGRGVAVIDINNDGLQDIYVCNSLLQDSVKRQNLLYINQGTDKEGIPHFKEEGKEYGLDIHAYSTMAAFFDYNNDGHLDMYLTVNRPGDGYYANQFRPIISDGTGKSTGRLYESRWDYKLKHPVFVDVSKKAGISIEGYGHAATIVDINRDGWKDIYVTNDFISPNILYINNGDGTFTNRSKEYFKHTSMNAMGQDIEDLNNDGLADVFELDMSPPDNYRKKMMSMPDAYQSYELFNHYAYQYQYARNTLQINHGPGLGQNDSIKAPVFSETGFLSGITETDWSWTPLITDFNNDGYRDIIVTNGFPKDVTDHDFIVFRNNPYSTASKKTILDQIPTVKIHNYAFQNSGDLNFADVSSQWGLDVPTFSNGAAYADLNNDGAVDMVINNINDEALIYKNNSRTIHPQTSNSLNIKFKGDKFNRDGLGAWVDLYYGGGQHQVYENNPYRGYLSSIQNIAHFGLGKYNVLDSVVIRWPNNRKQVLKNVKANQTLKVDISDARLPYNWITPKKNTGALFTEITGAAGINYRHKEDDFADFTIQKLLPHKLSAYSPALASADIDGNGLDDIAVGGNSKFPARAFLQQADGRFIQRNLIDAKPDSAKYKDESLLFFDADGDGKTDLYIASGGYESAPGSNNYADRIYLNDGRGHFREQKDALPGNLTSKLCIRAFDYNKDGKLDLLVTGRVDPWHYPNPVSSFILRNDSKPGKLQFTDVTSSVAPCLKKLGLTCDALVTDYDNDGWPDLVIAGEWMPVTFIKNIHGKFTNATDASGIADKIGWWNSIAAGDFRHCGKIDYIVGNLGKNSFFKASDKEPVYITAGDFDKRKTTDAFPSLFLRDTDGVKREFPSFVRDDAVKQMISLRKKFVNYRSFGHATLQDLLSPEQLKSALRLKANTLTSCYLENLGNGKFRMYPLPNYAQVSAINGMVVDDFDGDGNLDVAINGNDYGTNVSVGRYDALNGLLLKGDGKGGFKSLSILQSGICIPGDGKALVKLQGKDNWYYLSASQRNGNLKLLKLNKPAKTIRVEPQDAYAEVYSKNGSVTRQEFYYGSSFLSQSARFLKVGTDMQKVKIVSNNGGAKEIKL